A single genomic interval of uncultured Cohaesibacter sp. harbors:
- a CDS encoding FRG domain-containing protein, protein MSDFLSEFSFNSATEFLGALSPLTSPSNLEGYIFRGHSDDAYKLIPTSVRAEKKDELWSKCALGKPIDPQSEWEIWHSQAEYYYLREFFKLADRRGLYVPHADRVRAHMISTYDTFSDLMLSAGEWLPDDLLELAGLAQHYGLPTRLLDWSHDPLVSAYFAAASAEPGTCLSVWALDADQMSYMNQTVKRSPLKLVTPPYHGNPNLAAQSGVFTCWSVRLPSLLEIANSGPLLVDRSPLEELIESHAKRREWKFHRSAFLKFKLSSEHAKDVMKLLERAGYGTSRLFPGYDGVAKEIILRHKS, encoded by the coding sequence ATGTCCGATTTTCTTAGTGAGTTTTCTTTCAATTCTGCTACCGAATTCTTGGGTGCGCTCTCACCTTTAACATCGCCCTCAAACTTGGAAGGCTATATTTTCCGCGGCCACTCTGACGACGCATACAAGCTCATCCCCACATCCGTCCGCGCTGAAAAGAAAGACGAATTGTGGAGCAAATGCGCACTAGGAAAACCTATCGATCCTCAGTCAGAATGGGAAATTTGGCATTCACAAGCTGAATATTACTATTTGAGAGAATTTTTCAAACTTGCAGATCGGAGAGGTCTCTATGTTCCCCATGCTGACAGGGTTCGAGCGCACATGATCTCAACATACGACACATTCTCTGACCTTATGCTTTCTGCCGGAGAGTGGTTGCCGGACGATCTTCTCGAACTCGCTGGCTTGGCTCAACACTATGGCTTGCCAACAAGGCTTCTAGATTGGAGCCATGACCCGCTGGTTTCGGCCTACTTCGCAGCTGCTTCCGCCGAGCCAGGTACGTGTCTGTCAGTATGGGCGCTGGATGCTGACCAGATGAGCTATATGAACCAAACTGTTAAACGATCTCCTTTAAAACTCGTGACGCCTCCATACCACGGGAACCCAAATCTTGCAGCACAATCGGGCGTTTTTACCTGTTGGTCGGTTCGATTACCGAGTTTATTAGAAATCGCAAATAGCGGGCCATTGCTTGTGGACCGAAGCCCTTTGGAAGAGCTCATTGAATCACACGCAAAGCGCCGAGAGTGGAAATTCCACCGTAGCGCTTTCTTGAAATTCAAACTTTCGTCAGAACACGCAAAGGACGTCATGAAATTATTGGAGCGGGCTGGCTACGGTACCTCACGTTTGTTTCCTGGTTATGATGGAGTTGCGAAAGAAATTATCCTAAGACATAAGTCATAA
- a CDS encoding MarC family protein, translating into MPPIDVMLNAFVTLFVTIDPIGLAPIFLAVTSGASKQARIKIGTRAVIVAAGILLIFALIGHVILQVLGISLPAFRIAGGLLLFAIAFEMVFEKREKRKSQSAEQALSDDEMHDIAVFPLAIPLIAGPGAISAVLLLGSQSSDWISRGAIFAIVIFVLMLVLLTFVVAGWVEKMMGESGRNILTRLLGVLLAALSVQFIADGIKAIIAVG; encoded by the coding sequence ATGCCGCCAATTGACGTCATGCTCAATGCATTTGTCACCCTTTTCGTTACCATTGATCCGATTGGTCTTGCGCCGATCTTTCTTGCTGTGACCAGTGGTGCGTCCAAGCAGGCACGCATTAAAATCGGGACGCGGGCGGTGATCGTGGCTGCGGGGATTTTGTTGATTTTCGCGCTGATTGGCCATGTCATACTGCAGGTGCTGGGTATTTCGCTGCCAGCCTTCCGAATCGCCGGTGGTCTTCTGTTGTTTGCCATTGCCTTCGAAATGGTGTTTGAAAAGCGCGAAAAGCGGAAATCGCAGTCTGCCGAGCAAGCGCTCTCAGATGATGAAATGCATGACATTGCTGTTTTCCCGTTGGCGATCCCGCTCATCGCCGGGCCCGGCGCGATTTCCGCCGTGCTGCTTTTGGGCTCTCAATCCTCTGACTGGATCAGCCGCGGGGCGATCTTCGCGATCGTTATTTTTGTGCTGATGCTGGTGCTGCTGACCTTCGTCGTTGCGGGCTGGGTGGAGAAGATGATGGGCGAAAGCGGACGGAACATCCTGACCCGCCTGCTCGGCGTTCTTCTCGCCGCACTTTCGGTGCAATTCATCGCCGATGGCATCAAGGCGATCATTGCTGTTGGGTGA
- the gyrA gene encoding DNA gyrase subunit A, with the protein MTDTQDTLSGDGPGTDIKPVSITDEMKRSYLDYAMSVIVSRALPDVRDGLKPVHRRILYSMHENGYEWNKAYRKSARVVGDVMGKYHPHGDSAIYDALVRMTQDFSLRVPLVEGQGNFGSVDGDSAAAMRYTECRLEKVASTLLDDLDKDTVDFVDNYDGSESEPAVLPAKFPDLLVNGAGGIAVGMATNIPPHNLGEVIDASVALIDNPSLSPEELMEIVPGPDFPTGGIILGRAGIRSAYATGRGSVMMRSKVDVEEIRKDRMALIVHEIPYQVNKATMIEKIAEAVRDKRIEGISDIRDESDRQGMRVVIELKRDAVPDVVLNQLYRFSQLQTSFGCNMVALNGGKPELMNLRDILVAFNAFREEVVSRRTKFLLNKARDRAHVLVGLAIAVANIDEVIRTIRQAPDPATARAQLMERRWPAEDVAPLITLIDDPRHTIHEDGTYNLSEEQARAILDLRLQRLTALGRDEVGDELNALGEKISDYLDILRSRERIFTIVKDEMLALKEEFATPRKTEIVEGGADFDDEDLIQREDMVVTFSHSGYIKRVPLSTYRAQRRGGKGRSGMATKDEDFVTRLFVGNTHTPVLFFSSRGIAYKMKVWRLPLSAPQGKGKALINLLPLQQGEIITSILPLPEDEESWDTLDLMFATVSGSVRRNKLSDFKQVNRNGKIAMKFEEGVEDGIVGVETCSATDDVLLTTAKGQCIRFPVEDVRVFQSRGSTGVRGIRLEEDDKVISMSILHHFDATPEERNEYLRQANAARRAVNGEDGAEVAADAPTTALPVERYAEMGAAEQFVLTLSENGYGKRSSCYEYRTSGRGGKGIVAMAVNERNGRLVASFPAEETDQIMLVTNGGQLIRCPIDGIRIAGRSTQGVTVFKTRENESVVSVERIPEDEKEETDETSVDPTGEAPSGETPSDDTPSDDTPEQE; encoded by the coding sequence TTGACAGATACACAAGATACACTCTCGGGCGACGGTCCCGGTACCGATATCAAGCCCGTATCCATAACGGATGAAATGAAGCGCAGTTATCTCGATTATGCGATGAGCGTGATCGTGTCTCGTGCGCTGCCCGATGTTCGCGACGGCCTCAAGCCGGTGCATCGCCGTATTCTTTATTCGATGCATGAAAATGGCTACGAGTGGAATAAGGCGTACCGCAAGTCTGCGCGTGTTGTCGGTGACGTCATGGGTAAATATCACCCTCATGGTGATAGTGCCATTTATGACGCATTGGTGCGCATGACGCAGGACTTCTCCCTGCGCGTTCCGCTCGTCGAGGGCCAGGGTAACTTCGGCTCGGTCGATGGCGACAGTGCTGCTGCCATGCGTTATACGGAATGTCGCCTTGAAAAGGTCGCCTCCACATTGCTGGACGATCTGGACAAGGACACCGTTGATTTCGTCGATAACTATGACGGCTCCGAAAGCGAACCGGCTGTTCTGCCTGCCAAATTCCCGGACCTGCTGGTCAACGGGGCAGGGGGTATCGCCGTCGGCATGGCAACCAATATTCCGCCGCACAATCTGGGCGAAGTGATTGACGCCTCCGTCGCTCTTATCGACAATCCGAGCCTCAGCCCCGAAGAACTGATGGAAATCGTCCCGGGTCCGGATTTCCCGACTGGCGGTATCATTCTTGGCCGCGCCGGCATTCGCAGCGCATATGCAACGGGCCGCGGCTCGGTCATGATGCGAAGCAAGGTCGACGTGGAAGAGATCCGCAAAGACCGCATGGCGCTGATCGTTCACGAGATTCCCTATCAGGTGAACAAGGCGACGATGATCGAGAAGATCGCGGAAGCCGTGCGCGACAAGCGCATTGAAGGCATCTCCGATATTCGCGACGAATCTGACCGTCAGGGCATGCGCGTAGTTATTGAGCTGAAACGCGACGCGGTCCCCGATGTCGTTCTCAATCAGCTCTACCGCTTTAGCCAGCTGCAAACCTCGTTTGGTTGCAACATGGTTGCGCTGAATGGTGGCAAACCAGAGCTGATGAACCTGCGTGATATTCTGGTCGCCTTCAACGCCTTCCGCGAAGAAGTTGTCAGCCGCCGGACCAAGTTCCTGCTCAACAAGGCCCGCGATCGGGCTCATGTGCTGGTTGGCTTGGCCATCGCTGTTGCCAACATTGACGAAGTCATCCGTACCATCCGTCAGGCACCGGATCCGGCAACGGCCCGGGCCCAGTTGATGGAACGCCGCTGGCCTGCGGAAGATGTCGCTCCCCTGATCACACTGATCGACGATCCGCGTCACACGATTCATGAAGATGGCACCTATAACCTCTCGGAAGAGCAGGCACGCGCCATTCTCGATCTGCGCCTGCAGCGTTTGACAGCTCTGGGTCGTGATGAAGTTGGCGATGAACTGAATGCGCTGGGTGAAAAGATTTCGGACTATCTTGATATCCTGCGCTCACGTGAACGCATTTTCACCATCGTTAAAGATGAAATGCTCGCGCTCAAGGAAGAGTTCGCCACCCCGCGTAAAACGGAAATTGTCGAGGGCGGCGCAGACTTTGACGACGAGGATCTGATCCAGCGCGAAGACATGGTCGTGACCTTCTCGCACTCTGGCTACATCAAGCGTGTTCCGCTTTCCACCTACCGCGCACAGCGTCGTGGTGGCAAAGGACGCTCGGGCATGGCCACCAAGGATGAGGATTTCGTCACACGGCTGTTTGTGGGCAACACCCACACACCGGTGCTGTTCTTCTCCTCGCGCGGCATTGCCTACAAGATGAAGGTCTGGCGCCTGCCGCTCTCTGCCCCACAAGGCAAGGGCAAGGCCCTGATCAACCTGCTACCACTGCAACAAGGCGAAATCATCACGTCGATCCTTCCTCTGCCGGAAGATGAAGAGAGCTGGGATACGCTCGACCTGATGTTCGCCACCGTTTCCGGCTCTGTGCGTCGTAACAAGCTGTCGGACTTCAAACAGGTCAACCGCAACGGTAAGATCGCCATGAAGTTCGAAGAAGGTGTTGAAGATGGGATCGTTGGCGTTGAAACCTGCAGCGCGACCGATGATGTTCTTCTGACCACAGCCAAGGGCCAATGCATCCGCTTCCCGGTTGAAGATGTGCGCGTCTTCCAGTCTCGCGGGTCCACCGGCGTACGCGGCATCCGTCTTGAAGAAGACGACAAGGTCATCTCCATGTCGATCCTTCATCACTTCGATGCAACGCCTGAAGAAAGAAACGAGTATCTGCGTCAGGCAAACGCTGCCCGTCGCGCCGTCAATGGCGAGGATGGGGCAGAAGTCGCCGCAGATGCACCAACCACCGCATTGCCGGTTGAACGCTACGCTGAAATGGGAGCGGCAGAACAGTTTGTTCTGACCCTTTCCGAAAATGGCTACGGTAAACGCTCTTCCTGCTATGAATATCGCACCTCGGGTCGTGGCGGCAAAGGCATCGTCGCTATGGCGGTCAACGAGCGCAACGGACGTCTGGTCGCCAGCTTCCCGGCGGAAGAAACCGACCAGATCATGCTCGTCACCAATGGCGGCCAGCTTATTCGTTGTCCGATTGACGGTATCCGCATCGCCGGTCGCTCCACTCAGGGTGTCACGGTCTTCAAGACCCGTGAAAACGAGAGTGTGGTTTCGGTAGAGCGTATTCCTGAGGATGAGAAAGAGGAAACCGACGAAACGAGTGTTGATCCGACAGGTGAAGCACCATCCGGCGAAACGCCTTCTGACGATACGCCTTCGGATGATACGCCAGAACAGGAATAA